A single window of Palaemon carinicauda isolate YSFRI2023 unplaced genomic scaffold, ASM3689809v2 scaffold528, whole genome shotgun sequence DNA harbors:
- the LOC137637089 gene encoding growth hormone-regulated TBC protein 1-A has protein sequence MSGNVVDPVKKFAMAGARNSKLSDVDEYGFERPQDFDYQTYEEFMSKYLSVLARRARKWSHLLGAKETVGRGMKVKRYVRKGIPMKHRGKIWMEVSGGTSKKDASNGYYQKLLEGPFNEELVDSIKIDVPRTFPDNIYFRDYKEGKLSNLFNVLIAFSHHNKKVGYCQGLNYIAGLLLIVTKDEENTFWLLEALVNDLLPQYYTSDMIGVLTDIRVLEALVKERAPLVARHVDHYGLTWDLLTTKWFICLFAEVLPIETVLRIWDCLFYEGNKVLMRVAITLVLNNEEKILMAQDFGDIVECFKKITSDENATDCHDFMEKVYKVSGSFPRARLAKLRREQEAEVAQGMKKK, from the exons aTGTCAGGAAATGTGGTCGACCCAGTGAAAAAGTTCGCGATGGCAGGAGCTCGAAATTCGAAATTAAG TGATGTTGATGAATATGGTTTTGAGAGGCCTCAAGACTTTGACTACCAGACTTACGAAGAGTTTATGTCCAAGTACTTAAGCGTTCTTGCGCGCAGAGCGAGGAAATGGTCGCATTTGCTCGGAGCCAAAGAAACGGTGGGCAGGGGAATGAAAGTGAAACGATACGTAAGAAAAGGCATTCCAATGAAACACCGCGGTAAG ATTTGGATGGAAGTCAGCGGAGGAACATCAAAGAAAGACGCATCTAACGGATATTATCAGAAGTTGCTCGAAGGTCCTTTCAACGAAGAGTTGGTGGATTCGATAAAAATAGACGTTCCTCGAACATTCCCAGATAACATATACTTCAGGGACTACAAAGAAGGAAAATTATCTAACCTTTTCAACGTTTTAATCGCCTTTTCTCATCATAACAAAAAAGTTGGATATTGTCAG GGTTTGAATTACATCGCGGGGCTACTGTTAATCGTTACCAAAGATGAGGAGAACACCTTTTGGCTCCTCGAGGCGCTAGTGAACGACCTTTTACCGCAGTACTACACGTCCGACATGATTGGCGTTCTGACAGATATCAGAGTCCTGGAGGCTCTCGTTAA AGAGCGAGCTCCTCTAGTTGCGCGACACGTTGACCACTACGGATTGACGTGGGATCTTCTCACTACAAAATGGTTCATATGTCTTTTCGCGGAGGTCTTGCCAATCGAG ACAGTTTTAAGGATCTGGGACTGCCTGTTTTATGAAGGAAACAAGGTCCTTATGCGTGTTGCGATCACCCTGGTGTTGAACAACGAGGAAAAGATCCTTATGGCCCAAGATTTCGGGGACATCGTCGAGTGTTTCAAGAAAATAACCAGCGATGAAAATGCCACTGACTGCCACGACTTCATGGAG AAAGTGTACAAAGTGTCGGGGTCCTTCCCCCGTGCCCGCCTTGCCAAGTTACGGCGGGAGCAAGAGGCGGAGGTTGCGCAGGGAatgaagaaaaagtaa